From a region of the Marinomonas mediterranea MMB-1 genome:
- a CDS encoding MarR family winged helix-turn-helix transcriptional regulator translates to MADTQHLHDVLVNLRRIIRATDLQSKRVVKACGLTIPQIMVLQAIEELGDVTVRKISDNVSLSQATVTTILNRLEDKKLVERVRAQKDKRIVNARLTEVGQSTLGNTPPLLHEKFINEFNALERWEQTQMLSTLQRIALMMDAEKLDAAPLLDIDSPNLSI, encoded by the coding sequence ATGGCAGATACACAGCACCTACATGATGTTTTAGTGAACCTAAGACGTATTATTCGAGCGACCGATTTGCAGTCTAAACGAGTTGTGAAGGCGTGTGGTTTAACCATTCCGCAAATCATGGTTCTACAAGCAATAGAAGAGCTTGGCGATGTCACGGTTCGTAAAATTTCTGACAATGTATCACTAAGTCAGGCGACCGTTACCACGATTCTTAATCGACTTGAGGATAAAAAGTTGGTTGAACGGGTTCGAGCTCAAAAAGACAAACGCATCGTTAACGCTCGTTTGACAGAGGTAGGCCAAAGCACACTAGGTAACACTCCGCCTTTATTGCATGAAAAATTTATTAATGAGTTCAATGCATTGGAAAGATGGGAGCAAACGCAAATGCTTTCAACACTTCAGCGTATCGCATTAATGATGGATGCTGAAAAATTAGATGCTGCGCCTTTGCTAGACATCGACTCCCCTAACCTTTCTATTTGA